The DNA segment tctgaatatcggaacgggaacttgtccattgcttttaatatgtaactcgcttcttgagcaaatatccggcaagtccaacctcgattttatgttgtcttttgtcttccctgggacattcaatattgtattcatgatgttctcaaagaaattcttctctatatgcatcacatcgaggttgtggcgcagaagaagatccttccaatatggcaactcccaaaatatactcttcttgtgccagttgtgatgaacaccgtaagaatcaggcatattacgagggacatgccaattaccaccccaacgaactgtttcgttagctccgtagtagtcgatttgtgcttcaatttgttctccagttagatatggtggagaagtgtctctcacaacccttttgtgcctaaacaaattcttgtttcttcggtaaggatggccaatgggaagaaatcgacgatgacaatcaaaccaacttgtcttcctaccattcttcagttgaaacgcatctgtcgttccattacaatatggacaagctaatctcccatgtgtagtccatccagacaacatcccatatgcaggaaagtcacttatggtccacaaaagcatagctcgcatcgtaaaattcgtcttcgttgaacagtcatacgtcctcacccctgttgaccacaaatccttcaactcttttatcagtggttgtaggaaaacatccagggacctttttggatggttcggaccaggtatcaatatcgtcaagaatagcaactcccgttgcatgcacatctccggtggcaggttgtatggcgtaagaaagactggccacaatgaatattgtctccctgacattccgaacggactaaatccatctgtgcataatccgagatacacattccggctattgctagcaaaatccggatgtactttgttgaaatgtttccaggctcttgcatctgatggatgagtcatctcaccatccgtctgagtatgctcggcatgccatctcatctttgcagcagtctgctctgattgatacaatcttttcaatctgtctgtaattggtaggtaccacatcctttggtacggtaccctattacgtccccgtccttgcggcttgaatcgtggcttcttgcagaatcgacatacttctagcttctcatcatctccccaatagatcatgcagttgtcgatgcagacatctatcatctccgaaggcaacccaagactataaactaatttctgaatctcataataagaatcagcagacacattgtcttccggcaaatactctttaaacaagtccgcccattcgttcatgcaactttcaggtagattgtgatcagttttaatattcatcattctagcagccaacgacaatttagagagaccttctctacaaccactgtaaagtggttgattcgccgcgtttaacattccgtaaaacttttttgcatctatattaggttcttcatcttcatcatgagctacgaatgcatcagctaccatatcatgaaccctatcataatctaccatctcctcctgatggtaactatgttcattatgcaaatgatgattaaccggttcttcctgaaaattgctattactactactagcttcattctgatcataattataaccttccccatgttgaaaccagatatagtaatttggcgtgaaacctctatttattaaatgcttccaaacattttcacggtttgccaatttcgaattgttgcatttccgacaaggacagaacatcttaccactttcttgggcgagcggtgttgaatctgcttggtgcataaatgtctccagccccgcaaggtattctttcgtcactctcccgttagcatctctatgcatatacatccaattccgcaactcgtaaatagtcccagagccagccatttttttttctttcacgttttttgttgttggtgtgtttaaaatgatgttccaacatccatatttatagaaaatttcgaatctggtagttgtaattttactatgaaattacgacgaaaattaattgtatggccaaaaaaaaacgtgagccacctaccaagttggtggattcaaaatttcctcgttaagtacacgtaaaatatttcgtcgtaaagcactcgcgaaatttacgtggcttttacgaggaaaaactatttcctcgtaaaagccacgttaatttacatcgtctttacgacgaatatttTTTGTCGTTagcttacgacgaaataacgatgctTTTCTTTCTCAACGTACTTTCCTCACAAATCAACGTTTTTTTacgaggattatttttcctcgttaaacttCCTCGTTAAAattacgttttcttgtagtgtaatatTTCTTAACCATTTTTAATTCTGAAGTAACTATATCCTTATttgttgattgattgttcttgaAGATATGTATTTCTCATTTTCCATTAAAGCTTTCCAATTCTTCTCTATTTCTCCTTATTTAtgtcatacgttttatgatctATTTGAGGAGTTTATTGAAATctgaataaatatataattattagaaGTTAGTTATGTTCTCTGGAATTCtgtaaaatttcattaaaattttacaaatgaaaattattgttaaatttattttaatcacaggaaaaaatcattttatagaatttcattaactaaaaaagttCAAGGAAAACTACTAAAGCGGTTGAGAtattagacatttttaaaataatgaatattttttaccACAAAAACTGATTATCAAGTAGAActtgtttttagaaaaaaaaaaatttaaaactcataaaaattaTATGCCTTGTGAGAAATTTAATGGATTATCGATGATAATAATAGAACACGAACTGACTGACAAATTTGATTATTAAAAGTTAATGTATACTTTTGCAGAAAAAGGTAAAACATATTCttacaaataatataatgatgtataaaaaaaatattttctttaaaatatgttttaatggtATTTATTATTGTCactaaataaaaagatatagtTAAAGGGCAACAATTTCTATGTGCGTCTAGGCGCCACATGAGTCCGGACCGGCACTGACGGCAAGATTATGATGAGAAAATTATGGTTTAACCGGACATATTTAATGTGCATCCTTTGTGGctattaaaacaaaatgatTTGTGCATGCATAAATATTACGCTCGAAAGACAATTTATACAAAATTGTTGGTAATATTGAGTAGTTTGATGTTGTTCTTGGAATGCCGTAGTTATATAAGTTGTTTGTACATGCATGTTCTTGCTGCTGCTGATGATTAATAATGATTAATGGAGGAGGTACGTCAATTTTTGTTTGAGTATGCATTCTTTGTGGTGTTTAATTGTCTTTTTTCTAAGTGAAGTTTCACATGTAAACAatcatgtatttgtattttgaaTCGTGTTAGAAGTTTTGAAGAAACCAACAGTGTCTCGGTCATCTGCGGAGGCATAAAAGAGAGCCCTTGCTTTAGCTTCATGTGAAATGATGTGGCTCTGCATCTTACTTCGAGAGCTGCGAGTTCCATCATCTTCCATGCCTATTATCTCTACCGCTGCGATCTATATTGCTACGAATCCATTTTTTCATGAACATAACAAACATGTTGAATTGGATTGTCATACAGTTCGTGAGAAGATTGATAAGGATTTACTCAAGAATCTTTTCTGATAGCACTGCTGCGATCTATATTGCTACGAATCCGATTTTTCATGAACGTACCAAACATATTGAATTGGATTGTCACACAGTTCGTGAGAAGATTGATAAGGGTTTACTCAAGACTCTTCACGTCAGAACAAAGGATCAAATTGCTGATATTCTCACTAAACCATTGTTCCCTCATCAGTTTGAACATTTAAAATCCAAGATGTGTATATGTAACATCTTTGCACATCTTGAGGGGGCCTATTGAGttaattattttggttatttccGGTTTTCTTTTACcggtttaattatttttggtttagtGTAGTTTGTATATAATCTGTACATTGTACTCAACTTTACGTAATGAGAAATATCTTCAtaacaaactctctctctcaaatgTTGATCCTCTTGTTCAACTAATAGTTGAAGAAGAGATATGTTCTGAGTTGGCCAAGGTTGAAGACGAATGGAATAATAGTACATAGAGTTGCAGAACGCTTGACCATTCAGAATTTAGGTAAACAATAAtcttctttactttttttttttggaacacatcttctttacttttttttagtcTTAGCAATTTTTAAGTTAAATTTCTAATCATTTTCtgtaattaattttgaaaatttatagtATGTTTACTGAACTTATTGAAGATTATAacatgttcaaaaaaaattaaagtcagtAAAATTGATCTGTGCATAGCATGCCGGGTGATACTAGTATAATATAATTACTAAGCTTTGATTTTCTTTTCAGTAATAGTTTTATTCAGACTCGGAATTTCCttgttagttaaaaaaatagtatgtAGAAAATATTTGTAGAAGAGCTTATAATATTCAGAATCATAagaagaaaatatatgtataaagaGTTTAAATGGTTCAATTGGATATGTTGACAATCAACGATTACATAATTCATggataaaaacaacaaaatgaaTTCTTCCAAAACAAAAAGGCGAATAAGCAATGACTCCCTTCAAACATTACTTATGCTTGCTTGTCCTTGGTAGAATAGTTTAATGATACTTAAATAAATGTAATCAATGTGACTGCTTTGCAACTGATAGCATTGTTCAGAGACATAATAAAGTACCAGGCGAATctgcaatatatattttttgaaaatgtttgatTTGTAGTTGAAACCGCAACGCTGGTGCATGATGGGTTGGTTTCGCAATGCTTAGAATGGTTCTGATACCTACTTGGAATTCAATGCCTTCTACCATTATATTTCACTTCAGGGATGGTTCGACTTCAACTCAAAACAGAGTACACACTAAGTAGACTGAGGACGAGGGAGACGGTGCAGCCAACGAGGGAGAACATACTGAGAAAAGAAGAGACTGTTAGGACCACGTTGATACCCTGGGAGATTGTATTTACGGATGCTGTCCATATACTCGCTGCACCAGTTAAAACTCAAGCTGCAACCATCCATACACTTGccgtcttcttcagcttctttaCGAACACTAAACACACGTGTGCGCAAGTTAAACAAGACCAAACCTTTCGCGGTCCAGTTCCACAAGTAGATAATGTCGGAGTTCAAAGGATGCATCACCATGGGGAAATAACAGATACCAGATTCAGTCAAAGACGTCAACTTGAGATCCCAAGAGAGTTGCCAAGCCTCAGGACAATCTTCGTACTTGACCAGCCTCCAAACCCGTAACGTATGTGTTTCATTCTCATGGAACTCGTTGAAATACACAATGGATCCTTCAGAGGCTGTGAAGCTCCTCCTGTAAACTCGTTGAGATAAATTATCTCCAGTGACTTCATCTATCTTGCCACCGGGAAAATGTACGATACGACACTCATCACCATCACCACCTCCATAGAAATCGTAAGCTACAATAGAACTTGCGTCGAAACTAGGAGTATCCTCTGAAAGCCAGTGAAGCACCCCGTTCAAAGCAATCGACTTGTCTTGTCTTTCCCAGTCAGTGGTGCGTGGACAAGACACGTGTCGTTTCCTCCACGTCCCTGTTTCAGATGAGTAAATCATAAAGTCGAGTTTATCAGATAATCTACCGTGAGTCAGCATCCAGACAACTTTGTAACTCACAACAACCCCGCTCCGCATCTTCGTGACGAAACCTGTGTCACTGAAACGCTTGTTCTTACGCAAACTATCAAGATCATGCGAGGAGAGAAACGGAGGGAGAGGGAGATGAAACCAATCCTCCATCAAAGGGTTTCCGATGTAATACAAAGGAGAACCATCGCTAGCTTCTGCGCAGATCGAGACCAGACCATCGGTACAAGATAAGACCAAGAGTTTTCTGATTGTGGTCTTGGCGAAGAAACGCAAGAAAGAAGCGGGAGAACGATCGAGACCCCACGTGTTGCAACCATGGTGGCCGATGATTTCGAGGGAGAGTTTGTGGGGGTTGGTTTGGATGATAGACCAGGAGAGGGAGGAAGAAGAGTTGAAGGAGATGTACTGATCTCTGAAGAAGTCGGAGTCGATGAGCGATCTCCATTCTTTGCTCACTGTTCTGAATCTCGCGATGCTTTTCAATGGAAATCGCGACAAGACGTTGACCAGTGCTATCTCTGGAAGATCCATTTTTCGTTTACGGCCTCCCTCCCTCTTTGATTTCTTCGATTAGGTTTATTAGTAACAATCTAATCAAGATTGCGACTCAGCATTTTTTAGAGGAGTagtaccaatttttttttttttgacaaaacttTTGGATTTTATTAAATCCTTAAACTTTGGCCCAATAGATTTTACAACAGATATCAGTTTTACAGAAGAGGCTCAATAagacaaaatttaaataaatccaAAAAGAGGAGATCACTACATGTTAACACGTGTTTGTTCCGAGAGATTTCAATTCTGTACGCTCAACTCCATACGTCTTTCATGCGAAAATTTAACCTCCGGCCACTGTCAGACTGCACCACCATGGTCTTCTGCGGTTACTCCTCTGATCTCTGTCATTCTCCACCACCGCAGGAGAGAAGAGCCTTCTGTAACAATTCTTTTGCAGTCTTCTTTCTTTAACAGCCGCTGAGTCTATCGGAGTTCCAAACCAAATCATCGGAGATGATAGCACAATAAAGACTTGTGAAGATTTTGTTGGAACACTTTCACAAGGAAAGTTTCATCTCTACTGAACCTGAACACAATCGACCAAGCTATTTGGaaaaaattaattcaaatatcCATCAAGGATACTTTGCGTTAATCTTTAATGGAAGCAAAGATTGACTCCAATCTGAACAGAGAATCAAGGATAACCAACAACAGGAAGGAATCGTCAGACAATCGGAATagagaaaataattaaagagaAAGAGGGCAACATAGACTCTGATTAGAAGAATCATAACTATTATTGTTCAAATCAATCCAGAGAAAACAAAGAGCTATGAGGAACAAGCCGGACTAGACTGAAATCACTACCAAAAATCCCTTTACGGATGTATAATCCGACAAGCGAAACAAAAGATCGATCATATTGATCGAAACATACTATTTACATAGAAAAGACCCATAATTCTCTTCCACCTCTGAATGATATAAGTCTGTAAgaggggaagaagagagaaagtatATCTCTCTAAACAAGAGAGAGAAGGGCTTCTTTTAGTAGTACCAAAttacatttgaaaaaaaaaaaaactatatcatGTATTTTTGGGGTCAAATCTTTACattctaaaatacttgaaattttAAGATAATATACAATTATTAAGAAACttgtcttttatttaaaaagtaagactaaattataaatttaaattttttttgaccaattacaaaatatattacaaaatatcgttggttacacagtttttaataaaataaaaaattatattgaaatataaaaatatcatctATTTTTAAACATCAAAACTTTCTTTAAgcatcatttattttgaaacaacattTTAGAGTAATAGTATCAAAttacatttgaaaaaaaagactAACACATGACTTTTTGGGGTCAAATCtaactaatgttttttttatcaacataatatattattcaGAGAACCAAGTGATTACGTAGTTTTGCTTAGAcctgggacggatccggatatccggaaaactTAGGGTACCCAGATCCGGATCCAAATATCCGtcggatccgtggatttaatatccggattcgtggtttccggatatccggatttcaGATATCCAtctcgatattctattatccgcggatatcTGGATCCgtaacataattaaaaataatatgttttttaaaaaaattctaatttttaaaatataatacatcaattaaatatttatataagatttataaatatatttatatatgtctataatattgtaaagattaaaatataatattataagattaattcatgtataaatattaatatatcaaatattaatattattaaaatttaaaaattaatgtgtTTTAAGAATACAGATCCGGATCTAGATATTCGggcctaaaaattaagatatccggatacAGATTCGGTTTAGATGGATctaagattttactatccggatttggatccaggcaccccggatatcctattttcggagcaGATCTggagcggatctcggatcgaattcGGATCTCAGATAATAAGTTACAGGCCTAGTTTTGCTTACAAAGTCTAGCTTGCTTGGCTAAAGAATCAACATTTTCTAGGAAAGTGCTATTAGCATAGTGGAAACTATAGTTACACGATCTTGATAGAAAGTGAATGTCTCGCAGCATAGAGGAAACCTCCGTGTGATAAGCACTTGTGATGGTTTTTCAGTAGACAACTGATATAACCCATCAATAAGCTTTTTGCAGTCAGTGATGAAATCTACATTATGATATTGCAATGACTTCAACTGTTTGATTGAGCCACCGCCTCCGCTTCTGAGGAAGAATTTGTAAGCGTAATTGAGGAAGATCCCTGGAGTTTTTAAATGCCTTCTTTGCTGTGGAAGGACCATCCAGTTCCTTCTTCCATTATGCATCTACTAAACAATAGTAGTGAGCATAGTTTGGTAGTAGGTCTGCAATATCCATTATTTACCTATCTGAAAACCTGCATCTCTGAACTTCATGTTCATCATATTCAATTGCTTGCATCCAATGCTGGTGATCTCGAATCGCTCCATGCACCACCTGAAGTATATGCTCTCTTTTTTGTTGGAAGTGTATGTTGTTTCTCATTTTTCAAATTCGCCATCCAACATGGAAGTTCAATAGCTCAAAATCTTCTTGCTTTGCAGCAAATATCAGAGcgttgatgttatggagcagaGAAGTTTGAAATTCCGTCTTGAACCCTATACGATGTGGGAGCCAAAGACCAAATCTCCTTTGATATTCTGTAGTGAAACATCATATTTCAGCATCTTCCCCACAGCTTTGACAAGTATCATCTATATGTACACCTCTTTTATTTAAGTTAATTGTAACCGCAAGGCTGTTATGTGCCACTCTCCACCAAAATGTCTTGAGCTTGGGAGGCAGATTGAGTTTCCACAATGCCGAACAACACTTCTTCACTTCTTCTGAGATTCCACTCTGTCCTTGTTGCTGTTGAGTTTCTTGTATTGAGATTTTCCTTTGGAgatgatattttgttttgacaTTGTACTCTCCATTTCGATTGTAGCTCCAGATACGCACATCTGATATATCATGCATTACACTTGGTCTAATGTTGAGGACATATTGAGCATCCGACGGATTCAAAAAGACTTTCTATCAACCTCCTGTTCCACTCACGGGTTCCATTAATGAAAAGATCGTTCACCTCAATATGAGGATGGCTTACTGCTCCTGCTCCCTGTGCTGGTACAAATTGTTTTGATCGAATCCAATTGTCCTTCCAGACCCTaatagtttttccatttttcacAGTCCATTTCAGTCCTTTTGTCAGTAGATGCTGAGTTTGTAGTATACTGCACCAGGCATAGCTTGAAGTTGAGTAACTTTTAGCTTCATGCATGTAATATTTAGCTTTAAACACACAAGACATCAATGGACGGGGAAATCTAATCAATCTCCAACCTTGCTAGGCTAAGAGAGCAATATTAAATCCTCCATATTTCTTATACCTATTTCGCCTTCCTCCTTTGAAGAAGTGCTTTTATTCCACTGACCCAAGGGATTTTATGCATATCTTTAAATGATGACCACCAAAAGTTACTCGTGTAAGAAGTGGTTTGGTTAAGTAGGCCCATTTGGTAGCATAAAACAAGACGTGGCATATATAGTAAGGACAAAAATGACAGCCTTGAGTAGAACTTCTTTTCCAGCCTGAGAAAGAAATCTATTGTACCAGTATCTATTTTGTTCATAATTCTCTGCTTTATAAACTCAAAGACATCCTTACATTTTCTACCTATCCTCTCAGGCAAACCTAAGTATCTTCCAAATCCACCTACTCTATCCACACCTATCATTTCTTTTAGGATTTGCTGTTCAGTGAGATGAATACCTTTTGAGAAAGCTACCGTAGATTTAGTGTAGTTTACCTCTTGGCCAGACGCTTTTTGGTAGATGGTTAGGATCTCCTTTAAGGTTTTACATTCTTCAAGATTTGCTCTGAAAAAAACAGAATCATCAGCAAAAAAGTAAACGGGATATAGCTGGACCTCCTCGCGATGCTTTATATCCATGGAGTTTTTGCTGATGAATTGCATTCTTTATTAGCTGTGATAGCCCTTTAGTACAAATGATATATAAGTATGGGGAGATTGGATCTCCCTGTCTAATTCTTCTCTGAGGATAAATAGTTTTAGTGAGTTCTCCATAAATTAGAACAGAGTAAGAGACTGTcaacatacatttatatatccATATGCACCATAGATCAGTGAAACCTATTTGCCTCATGCCCTTATCTATAAAATCCCATTCAACTTTACCAAAAGCTTTCAAAATGTCAAGCTTGAGGTTCATGGACTTTGATTTAAGATTCCTAGTATGCAGAGAATGCATAAGTTCATGAGCTATAAgcacatcaatactattaaaagggaagaagttttaataaatctacttaaaaatgttgtttggaccctttcattaGACTTAGCTATTTTTTTGGTattaccttatatttctctaactatacattatttattctaactatgattttatcttttgtgtTATCGTAAAAGTTAATAAAAATTCCTAATATCATGGATCACAATAATTGCCTATATCCAAGCATACCTAATGGCCCACAATAAATGTAAGTCTTATATTGACATTCTCAAATATACAACACCCACCATTTTATTCAAGTATGAAATACATGGAATATAAACATATGAAAAGGAacgaattattattaattatcgATAACCATTCAATTACCAGTTTATATTCCAAAATTAGATTCATATTACTAAATCAGGATGGAGTCTGATAAACTATATACTATATCATTCatcttttttaagttttgatcaAGTTAAAAAAAGTATTGATCAAGTTCATATTACCAATTCTTGCAtcaattcaatatatattaaccAAT comes from the Brassica napus cultivar Da-Ae chromosome A7, Da-Ae, whole genome shotgun sequence genome and includes:
- the LOC106450577 gene encoding putative F-box protein At3g23950, producing MDLPEIALVNVLSRFPLKSIARFRTVSKEWRSLIDSDFFRDQYISFNSSSSLSWSIIQTNPHKLSLEIIGHHGCNTWGLDRSPASFLRFFAKTTIRKLLVLSCTDGLVSICAEASDGSPLYYIGNPLMEDWFHLPLPPFLSSHDLDSLRKNKRFSDTGFVTKMRSGVVVSYKVVWMLTHGRLSDKLDFMIYSSETGTWRKRHVSCPRTTDWERQDKSIALNGVLHWLSEDTPSFDASSIVAYDFYGGGDGDECRIVHFPGGKIDEVTGDNLSQRVYRRSFTASEGSIVYFNEFHENETHTLRVWRLVKYEDCPEAWQLSWDLKLTSLTESGICYFPMVMHPLNSDIIYLWNWTAKGLVLFNLRTRVFSVRKEAEEDGKCMDGCSLSFNWCSEYMDSIRKYNLPGYQRGPNSLFFSQYVLPRWLHRLPRPQST